The sequence ACTGGTTTCGTTTTTGACTAAAGGCTTTCCATgtacaaaatggaaaataaaaagatCATACCAAATCGATAGAATTGCAAAGCTTAGTTATTCTTCATATGACATATTTCGGGTTGATGTTTTTTATGTGTTGTCTATGGTTAGTGATTAAAGGAAAATACACTTAGAGGAACATAACAGAGGCTCAtacagaatgtatttttttctgtttggcaTTTCTTTTACGCTTCAGCAGATTTATCCAGTTTATACCTTTAGAGAGAATTGTACAAATCTATTTAATGCATTTCATTATGTGCTCCTATTTCTCAAGGGATAAACCCTTACCTTTATTTCTTATACTTCTTAACCCTTACTCAGTAGATAAAGTTTATATTAAATTCCAATACAATTCCAACACATGGCTGCATTCTACAATTTTCATAAATACAAATAATTAAATGAGGCACCAAACACAATCCATGAAAAGTGTCATATATTTCAAACAAAGTTCCTCTTGAGAATTGTAAAATTAATACTGATTATTCCGAAGACTTCTGAGGAACGTTCCAGGTTCATTTATAAGGGCAAGATGTGCACTTTTCCTTTTTGCATGCCCCACAGTTTAATCTAAAATGAAATATTTTCTTAAATGTCTTCTTAAAATTTTCATTACACAGTGGGTAGATCAAAGGGTTTAGTGTTGAGTTGACATAGCCAAGCCAAATGGTAAACATGTGAAAGTTGTGGTTAAAGCAGTCTTGACAAAATGCTATGACCATGAAAAGAACAAAGTATGGGATCCAGCACAACAtaaatgctgccattataaaTCCCAACTGCTTGGCAGCTTTCCTTTCCCTATTCATGTGAAGTCCTTGGATACTCTGCTTGGACTGTGTGCGAAACCTCTGCCATGTGTGCTTCAGGTAGCCGAAATTACCAGATTGCCGGTTTTCAGCATTCTCGGGGGTCTCTGGGTGGCTCTCTTCCAACAGATTCGAATCCAAGATACAAGAACCAGCCTCAGCAAAAGTATGTTCTTCAGATATATCTGTCAAATCCTGGTTTTCGGGGAAGTGTTCTTCAATCTTATTTCTGCTTACGGTTACATAGTTTCTGCATTCTTCAGGGTTTGCCTGTATTATAGTTAAAGGAAAACAGTGCAACTTGACAACCTTATTGTCACATGGGCTGAATGTCCGCTGACTCTCAAAGTCTTCTATATGGAATTGTCCATGTGGGCTTTTTTGTTTAGGAAATACATTGGAAACTGTTGTATAATGCCTGTGAAGGCTTGTCTCTGGTACCATAAGAGTTCCATTACTACACTGTTTCTTTACACAATTCCTTGGCTTTTTTAGCACTTTGACATTCCGGACAAACTTACGGTCATAGAACAGTTGGAAAGATCCATTAATAAGCCCCCGATGTTGATAATGTTCTCTCACAGCTTTGTATATCTTAGCATAAAACCACAACATTAGCAAGGATGGTATATAGAAATTCAATATGGCTGTTAGAACTTTAAACCAAGTCACTTTGTGAAACTCTGTTTCACACATGTGTTCCGGCACTGACCTAATTCCACCATTTGCAAATACATGCCAACCCAATATAGGAATTATCCAAGTCAATGAAAAAAGCCAGGCTCCAGAGATCATGACAGAAGCCCTGGTCTTTGTACGATACTTTAAATACTGCAGAGGTTGCTGGATGGAGCGATATCGATCAATACACAGAATAAAAAGGCTAAAGATGGAGGCTGTGCTTGCAACATAGTCCATAGATAACCAAAAAAGACATGTTGGTCTTCCAAGGATCCATTCATGGTTTAGGAGATACACAATGTTTAGTGGCATTACCGCAACACCCACAATAAGATCAGCAATAGACAAGCTAACAATGTACAGGTTTCCAACAGTGTGAAGTTTGCGCTCAGTTTTCACAGCATACAATACCAAAATATTCATGATAACTGTAAAAAATGATATGCTCCCTAATACCAGGCCCAAGCTTGCAGAGTGAATATTGGTCACATTCTTTGCTAGGCTCAGGTTATTACTCAACATCATTCCACGAGAGCAGTGGATTAGGGAGAAAATGACAACAGACCCTTGATCTGGTGTGTTACATAAATGTAGTGCTGAGAAGGGTCATCTTTTCAATTCTGGTCtttatctgtaaacaaacatagAAAAATTAACCAAGTTTAAAGATGAGTCGGTACTAAgattgtacacacacacacacacacacacacacacacacacacacacacacacacacacacacacacacacacacacacacacacacacacacacacacacacacacacacacacacacacacacacactatacatattacAAAGGAGAGATAAAAAGACAGATAATAGATGAAATACATagaaatataatacatatatagagacagatagataataaaaaaataacaatattacTAGTGTTCAAAATTGCTCCTAACATCAATCACAAATAACAGAATTGACAAATGTTTAAAACATACTAAATATCTGTGCAAACTTTTCTTCAGGGCTTCCTTTAATCATTATATGACAGTATAAAAGTTCTATTAGTTCTGCACTATTACAAATCTGCTAAGGGTCCCACGAGTGGCACAGGGGTGGACTATGTATACTTAGGGCTTGGTCTATACAAGCTATTGgggtgtccactttggacaatactttttgttagaagggccccCCAAAAACAAGCTGATCACAGGAAACACAGCTCATGCCAGGTCCTTCATGTCTGCTCTGGCTTATTGATAGAGtaaaagggtatttgaaaatgggtaatAAAAGACTATTCATAGTAATTGTAGGACAGCTGCAACCCACCTTAACTTATAAGATCTGATTATTTGTTGAAGATGGCCATTGTTGCCCTAGAAACCTAAGTGTACACAAGTACCATTGGCCGAGATGTGAATTGCTTCGGAAACGTATAATTGCCCATGCTTATACTGACAAACCCTTACTGGGAGGACCATAAACAGGTAAAATCCTCTGAATAACTACCAAAAATATCCAGCATGTCTGATCCATGTTTTTTCTGTTGTCATTTACTCTCATTTATGTGAAACAAGTCCACCAGCCATTTTCTTCTGAGTTCTTTCTTCATCAGAATGGGCACATTAACTCTGTAGAAATTCAACTTATAGATATCAATTATGAGTAACTTGGTCAACTTTCACCAATGTTCTCTAACATAGATATCCATTTAATGCTACAAATTGGGATTCGTGTTGTTGGATTCCGCGTTGGTATTATAAAGTAGAGCACTGTACTCAGTTGTTTCCCTCATTCCCTTAGACTTTGAATGGTGCAGAAGCACACT is a genomic window of Rhinoderma darwinii isolate aRhiDar2 chromosome 7, aRhiDar2.hap1, whole genome shotgun sequence containing:
- the HRH1 gene encoding histamine H1 receptor, which encodes MMLSNNLSLAKNVTNIHSASLGLVLGSISFFTVIMNILVLYAVKTERKLHTVGNLYIVSLSIADLIVGVAVMPLNIVYLLNHEWILGRPTCLFWLSMDYVASTASIFSLFILCIDRYRSIQQPLQYLKYRTKTRASVMISGAWLFSLTWIIPILGWHVFANGGIRSVPEHMCETEFHKVTWFKVLTAILNFYIPSLLMLWFYAKIYKAVREHYQHRGLINGSFQLFYDRKFVRNVKVLKKPRNCVKKQCSNGTLMVPETSLHRHYTTVSNVFPKQKSPHGQFHIEDFESQRTFSPCDNKVVKLHCFPLTIIQANPEECRNYVTVSRNKIEEHFPENQDLTDISEEHTFAEAGSCILDSNLLEESHPETPENAENRQSGNFGYLKHTWQRFRTQSKQSIQGLHMNRERKAAKQLGFIMAAFMLCWIPYFVLFMVIAFCQDCFNHNFHMFTIWLGYVNSTLNPLIYPLCNENFKKTFKKIFHFRLNCGACKKEKCTSCPYK